AGCATTAGCAGATCCTCCCACATCAAGAAAATTTGCAGGATTGCCACCTGATAATTTTATAATATCCATAGTTGCCATAGCAAGTCCTGCCCCATTTACCATACATCCGACATCACCATCTAATTTAATAAAATTAAGTCCGTATTTGCCTGCTTCGGCTTCAGCAGGGTCTTCTTCTGTAATATCTCTCATTGCTGCAAAATCCTTGTGTCTGAACAATGCATTATCATCTAAATTTATTTTTGCATCTGCTGCTAAAATAAGGTTATCAGAAGTTTTAAAAACAGGATTAATTTCTATTAGAGATGCATCACTTTTATCGTAAGCATTATACAGAGATGTAACAAATTTTATCATTTCTTTAAAAGCTTTTCCCGATAATCCGAGATTAAAAGCTATTTTCCTTGCCTGAAAAGCCTGTATGCCAATTTTTGGGTCAATTTCTTCTTTAAAAATCAACTGAGGTGTTTTTTCAGCAACACTTTCAATATCCATTCCGCCTTCAGTTGAGTACATAATTATATTTCTGCCGGTTTCTCTGTTTAATAAGATACTAATATAAAATTCCTGTGGTTCGCTTTCGCCGGGATAATAAATGCTTTGTTCTATTAAAACTTTCCTTACCTTTTTCCCTTCGGCGCCGGTTTGATGTGTTATAAGATTCATCCCGATTATTTCATCAGCAAATTTTTCAACTTCCTTAAGTGATTTTGCAATTTTAATTCCTCCGCCTTTTCCTCTACCACCTGCATGTATTTGTGCTTTTACTGCCCAACTGTTTGTATCGGTTTTAATTTGAATTTCTTTTGCCGATTCTTCAGCAGCTTTTACATTATCTATAACAATCCCTATTGGAACAGGTACTCCAAAACTTCTTAAGATTGATTTTGCCTGATATTCGTGTATATTCATTTTAATTATTTTTAAAATCCCAAAATTAGCTTTTTTTAGTAATTATTTTAGTGTTAAAATTATATATTTTAAATTTAAGGAAATTTATTAATAAATTTAACTTGAATAAGAACAGCTATTTTTAATAGTAAGTTTTCCTTTCAGGAAAAACATTGTTATATTTGGTAGGGTATTAAACAAAAACAGTATTTTTTGATTTTCAGGCGGAAAAGAAACATTTAATAAAATGTATAAATATAATAATTATAATAGTGATGTAATTAGCTAAAAGTTACCATTAAATTATGATGAAATACAATTTAACCATATTGATACTGATTATGATTTTGACTTCATTCTCATTTGATTCTTTCAAGGATAAGCAAAAAAAGTATTCTCGTGTCAGACAAGCCTATGCTGATAAAGATTCGATAGTAATTGATTTGTTAGAAAAAAATTCAATTGACATTAAAAATTTGCGGATTTATTTAAGGGCATTCAAATCTGAAAAGAAAATAGAATTATGGGCAAAAAATAAATCTGATAATTCATACAAACTGATTAGAGAATATGATATATGCCAGACATCCGGTAGTCAGGGTCCCAAAAGGAAACAAGGTGATTTGCAAATACCGGAAGGATACTATCATATTAATAAATTTAACCCTTTCAGTAACTTTTATTTGTCCCTGGGAATAAATTATCCAAATAAATCTGACAAAATTTTAGGAGTTAAAGGAAAACTTGGTGGCGACATTTTTATCCATGGTGCTTGTGTTACAATTGGCTGCTTACCAATTACAAATGATAAAATAAAAGAACTTTATGTATTATGTGTAGAAGCAAAAGACAATGGACAAACAAAAATACCGGTTACTATTTTCCCAACGAAACTGACTGATACCAATTACAACAAACTAAAAACAAAATATAAATCGGATAATGATAAACTTGGTTTATGGGCAGATTTAAAACAAGGTTATGATTATTTTAACGAAACAAAATATTTGCCAAGTATTGTGTTTTTAGATAACGGAAAACATAGAATTAGTAAATAACCGGTGGCAACGTAATAATATATTTAAGCAAAGTCTATGTAGTTGAAAGTAAATAAATAGCAATTAGATTATTCAAAACTATTAGAAAAGACAAAAACAGAAAATAATTTTGATAGAAAAATACAACTTGAAAAGGAATTGGAAAAAATTGTTTCAAATATTGAGAATGCTGAAAATGAAATTGAAGAAATTATTTACAGTCTTTACGAAATATCAGACAGAGAAATTGGGGTGATTGAAAATTCGGTAAAATAATCTAAGTTGTAATAAAATGAAAGAAAGAAAAATTAAGCATAACTTTAGTATCAAACAAATATACTGATATGAAAAAGCGAAAAGCTATTGATGCAAAGAAAAACATTTTACCTCATTCCCAAGCAAAGCTTGACTTCTATAAGGATTACTTAAAAAGGTATATTCCAATATTACGTTTAGCAAATTTTACTACAAGCATTAATATTTTTGATGTTTTTTGTGGGACAGGAATATATGAGAACGGAAAAAAAGGAAGTCCAATTATTGCTTTTGATGCCATTAAAGAAAGTAACAAAAATATTTTTAAATTAAACAAACCTCTCACGCCTATCAATCTTTTTATTAATGATTTAGAAAGTGGAAAAATTGAGCAAATAAAACAATACCTTGAAAATCAATCAGAAAAAATATGCAAATTTGAGTTCCACAATAAAGATGCAATTGTTTTTCTTACTGACATTGAAAAAATAATAAATAACCAAACAAGTAAAGATAGAAACTTAATCCTGATAGACCCTTATGGATATAAAAATATCAGAAAAGAATACATTGAAAAACTAATTAAAAATAAGAGAAAT
This Bacteroidales bacterium DNA region includes the following protein-coding sequences:
- the sucC gene encoding ADP-forming succinate--CoA ligase subunit beta gives rise to the protein MNIHEYQAKSILRSFGVPVPIGIVIDNVKAAEESAKEIQIKTDTNSWAVKAQIHAGGRGKGGGIKIAKSLKEVEKFADEIIGMNLITHQTGAEGKKVRKVLIEQSIYYPGESEPQEFYISILLNRETGRNIIMYSTEGGMDIESVAEKTPQLIFKEEIDPKIGIQAFQARKIAFNLGLSGKAFKEMIKFVTSLYNAYDKSDASLIEINPVFKTSDNLILAADAKINLDDNALFRHKDFAAMRDITEEDPAEAEAGKYGLNFIKLDGDVGCMVNGAGLAMATMDIIKLSGGNPANFLDVGGSANAETVEAGFRIILKDKNVKAILINIFGGIVRCDRVAQGVVDAYNSIGDIKIPVIVRLQGTNAEEGKKLIDNSGLKVYSAITLQDAADLVKKIV
- a CDS encoding L,D-transpeptidase family protein, giving the protein MMKYNLTILILIMILTSFSFDSFKDKQKKYSRVRQAYADKDSIVIDLLEKNSIDIKNLRIYLRAFKSEKKIELWAKNKSDNSYKLIREYDICQTSGSQGPKRKQGDLQIPEGYYHINKFNPFSNFYLSLGINYPNKSDKILGVKGKLGGDIFIHGACVTIGCLPITNDKIKELYVLCVEAKDNGQTKIPVTIFPTKLTDTNYNKLKTKYKSDNDKLGLWADLKQGYDYFNETKYLPSIVFLDNGKHRISK